A genome region from Chloroflexota bacterium includes the following:
- the groL gene encoding chaperonin GroEL (60 kDa chaperone family; promotes refolding of misfolded polypeptides especially under stressful conditions; forms two stacked rings of heptamers to form a barrel-shaped 14mer; ends can be capped by GroES; misfolded proteins enter the barrel where they are refolded when GroES binds) codes for MPAKQLAFSEEARRHLKIGVDTMANAVKTTLGPKGRNVALDKKFGAPTITHDGVTVAKEIELENPYENMGAQLLKEAATKTNDVAGDGTTTATVLAQTIVNEGLKNVAAGANPMLLKRGIEKGTAVLVEAIKKMAVPVKGKEEIANVAAISAADPAIGQLLADVMDKVGKDGVITVEESKTGLAFETEYVEGMQIDRGYISPYFVTNPERMEAVLENVYILITDKKISAHTDIVPLLEKLVQMGKRELVIVAEDVDGEALATLVLNKLRGMLNVIAVKAPGFGDRRKEMLRDMAILTGGNVITEEMGRKLETAQISDLGVCRKIIATKDDTTFIEGNGSDKDIKGRINEIKAQIDKTTSDYDREKLQERLAKLAGGVAVIRVGAATETELKEKKHRVEDALSATRAAVEEGIVPGGGVALVNVISALDGVTASGDEATGVAILRRALEEPLRQLAENAGHDGAVVIQDVRRMQKDKNSNHYGFDVLAEDYVDLVAAGIIDPAKVTRSGLENAASIAAMILTTEALITDKPEKEKPAPMPQMPEY; via the coding sequence ATGCCTGCCAAGCAACTGGCGTTCTCGGAAGAGGCACGCCGTCATTTGAAAATCGGTGTGGACACGATGGCGAACGCCGTCAAGACCACGCTCGGACCCAAGGGTCGCAACGTCGCGCTCGATAAAAAATTCGGCGCGCCGACCATCACGCACGATGGGGTGACCGTCGCGAAAGAAATCGAACTCGAAAATCCGTACGAAAACATGGGCGCGCAACTCCTCAAAGAAGCCGCGACCAAAACGAACGACGTCGCCGGTGATGGCACGACCACCGCGACCGTCCTCGCGCAAACCATCGTCAACGAAGGTTTGAAGAACGTCGCCGCCGGCGCGAACCCGATGCTGTTGAAACGCGGCATCGAAAAAGGTACTGCCGTGCTCGTCGAAGCGATCAAAAAGATGGCGGTCCCGGTCAAGGGCAAGGAAGAGATCGCGAACGTCGCGGCGATTTCCGCGGCGGATCCCGCGATTGGTCAATTGCTCGCGGACGTGATGGACAAGGTCGGCAAGGACGGCGTCATTACCGTCGAAGAAAGCAAGACCGGTCTCGCGTTCGAAACCGAGTACGTCGAAGGTATGCAAATTGATCGCGGCTACATCTCGCCGTATTTCGTCACGAATCCGGAACGCATGGAAGCGGTGCTCGAGAACGTTTACATTCTCATCACCGACAAGAAAATTTCCGCGCACACCGACATCGTGCCCCTGCTCGAAAAATTGGTGCAGATGGGCAAGCGCGAACTCGTCATCGTCGCAGAAGATGTGGACGGCGAGGCGCTCGCCACGCTCGTCTTGAACAAACTGCGCGGCATGTTGAACGTGATCGCAGTCAAGGCGCCCGGGTTTGGCGACCGCCGCAAGGAAATGTTGCGCGATATGGCGATCCTCACCGGCGGCAACGTCATCACCGAAGAAATGGGTCGCAAGTTGGAAACCGCGCAGATCAGCGATCTCGGCGTTTGCCGCAAGATCATCGCGACCAAGGACGACACGACCTTTATCGAAGGCAACGGCTCGGACAAGGACATCAAGGGTCGCATCAACGAAATCAAAGCGCAAATTGACAAGACGACCTCCGATTACGACCGCGAGAAATTGCAAGAGCGACTTGCGAAACTCGCCGGCGGCGTCGCGGTGATTCGCGTTGGCGCGGCGACCGAGACCGAGTTGAAAGAAAAGAAACACCGCGTCGAAGACGCGTTGAGCGCAACCCGCGCGGCAGTCGAAGAAGGGATCGTGCCGGGTGGTGGCGTGGCGCTCGTGAACGTCATCTCCGCGCTCGACGGCGTGACCGCGTCCGGCGATGAGGCGACCGGCGTCGCGATCTTAAGGCGCGCGCTCGAAGAACCGCTTCGCCAACTCGCGGAAAACGCGGGACACGATGGCGCGGTAGTCATCCAAGACGTACGCCGGATGCAGAAGGACAAGAACAGCAATCACTACGGCTTTGATGTTCTCGCGGAAGATTACGTGGACCTGGTTGCCGCCGGCATCATTGACCCGGCGAAGGTGACGCGCAGTGGTTTGGAAAACGCGGCATCCATCGCGGCGATGATCCTGACGACCGAAGCGTTGATCACGGACAAACCGGAGAAGGAAAAACCTGCTCCGATGCCGCAAATGCCCGAGTACTAA
- a CDS encoding endonuclease III domain-containing protein: MQNHLNDIYARLFAHFGAQHWWPHATGGAFEIIVGAILTQDTAWTNVEKALANLRAARLLTPAALHRVPTARLAQLIHPSGYFNLKAKKLHAFTRFLFDEHRGNLARLFQRDPAALREQLLGVYGIGPETADSIILYAAHQPIFVVDAYTRRIFARLGLARADATYDELQTLFMENLAREEKLFNEYHALIVTLGKNICKKTKPRCGVCPLHLICPTGKNTHA; the protein is encoded by the coding sequence ATGCAAAATCATCTCAACGATATTTACGCGCGCTTGTTCGCGCATTTTGGCGCGCAACATTGGTGGCCCCACGCGACTGGCGGCGCGTTCGAGATCATCGTCGGCGCGATTCTGACGCAGGATACCGCGTGGACGAACGTCGAAAAGGCGTTGGCGAATTTGCGCGCGGCGCGCTTGCTCACGCCTGCCGCGTTGCATCGTGTGCCCACGGCGCGGCTCGCGCAGTTGATTCATCCGTCCGGTTATTTCAACCTCAAAGCCAAGAAACTCCACGCGTTCACTCGATTTCTGTTTGACGAACATCGCGGCAATCTCGCGCGATTGTTTCAGCGCGACCCGGCAGCGTTGCGCGAGCAACTGCTCGGCGTGTACGGCATCGGTCCCGAAACCGCCGACTCGATCATTCTCTACGCGGCGCACCAGCCGATCTTTGTCGTGGACGCGTACACACGCCGGATTTTCGCGCGGCTGGGTCTGGCGCGCGCGGACGCGACGTACGATGAACTACAAACGCTTTTTATGGAGAACCTCGCGCGCGAGGAAAAATTGTTCAACGAGTACCACGCGCTCATCGTCACCCTGGGAAAAAACATTTGCAAGAAGACCAAGCCGCGGTGTGGCGTCTGTCCGTTGCATTTGATCTGTCCTACCGGCAAGAATACGCACGCCTAG
- a CDS encoding HD domain-containing protein, translated as MNQRARYLHEVGMLNLTPRSGLAFLGSGAQSVSEHTLRMLHVAFVLARMSDQPIDELQLLHLVMFHDLPEARTGDHNYVNRKYVHEDLDQLLADGAREWAHGDELVAYIREFEDAQTPAARLAKDADQLELLLVLKREADLGNPHVADWVTPLLARLKTDAGKQLAQEILATRWDEWWFNNKDDPHWVHGKASQSSAQHPKRRRQKIKP; from the coding sequence ATGAATCAACGCGCAAGGTACCTGCACGAAGTCGGCATGCTCAACCTGACCCCACGCTCGGGCTTGGCGTTTCTCGGCAGCGGCGCGCAATCCGTGTCCGAGCACACACTGCGGATGTTGCACGTCGCGTTCGTCCTCGCGCGGATGAGCGATCAACCGATAGACGAATTGCAGTTGTTGCATCTCGTCATGTTCCACGATTTGCCCGAAGCGCGCACCGGCGATCACAACTATGTGAACCGCAAGTACGTGCACGAAGATCTGGACCAACTGCTCGCCGATGGCGCGCGCGAGTGGGCGCACGGGGACGAACTCGTCGCGTACATCCGCGAATTCGAGGACGCGCAAACTCCCGCTGCACGGCTCGCCAAAGACGCCGACCAACTCGAACTCTTGCTCGTCCTCAAACGCGAAGCCGACCTGGGCAACCCGCACGTCGCCGACTGGGTCACGCCGTTACTCGCGCGATTAAAAACGGACGCGGGCAAGCAACTCGCGCAGGAAATTCTTGCGACGCGCTGGGACGAATGGTGGTTCAACAACAAGGACGATCCGCATTGGGTGCATGGCAAGGCGAGTCAGTCCTCCGCCCAACATCCCAAACGTCGCCGCCAGAAAATCAAACCGTGA
- a CDS encoding GNAT family N-acetyltransferase has protein sequence MNIRPILESDIENVIQLFRANYGDDYAMPEFYDPQWVKRGIYSDHIIWLVMEEGNRIVASGACILNFGDYNDQIGEIGRLVVDPQVGGKGLGKQMLTALVDASDDRVEFAFAEARTVHPKTQKIVDNLGMPPLGFLPLFYKMSWRESFVLNGQLFGNGRSLRHPGTAEVIPAIAPLAKLSLRNLELDEPLAIRDNVRGYPIDQNVAITPLTGTSLLRLMKIEHGRVIEPEIFGGMHVDQGLPQLQARKAWYFVASEGEHTLGAIGYLYEAHHESVRIIELIAQDNTIKGSLLRFAVEQAEQVQQAQVIECDVSATSPAIQQTFFEMGFLPAAYVPGMVFHNTHRPDVVRMIKLNQPWDLGPLVLTEPSREYFETVTPMFERAAAERMKKLPALNTPTLKGFTTLEGYLFQRAGDETTPASGAPLDADALHLVLSGSVRHGEETITAGSCVNPDILFGHADAIIPIAGPATRLLTITHARLTDLCDRYPRLGMKLYQNLAGLRKS, from the coding sequence ATGAACATTCGCCCAATTCTCGAATCGGATATCGAAAACGTCATCCAGTTGTTTCGCGCGAACTACGGCGACGATTACGCGATGCCGGAATTTTACGATCCGCAATGGGTCAAGCGCGGCATCTATTCCGACCACATCATTTGGCTCGTGATGGAAGAAGGCAATCGCATTGTCGCCTCGGGCGCGTGCATCCTCAACTTTGGCGACTATAACGATCAAATCGGCGAGATCGGACGCCTGGTCGTTGATCCCCAGGTCGGCGGCAAGGGCTTGGGCAAACAGATGCTCACCGCGCTCGTGGACGCGTCGGATGATCGCGTCGAGTTTGCGTTTGCCGAAGCGCGCACCGTTCATCCGAAAACCCAAAAGATCGTGGACAACCTGGGTATGCCGCCGCTGGGTTTTCTCCCGCTGTTCTACAAAATGTCGTGGCGCGAAAGTTTTGTCTTGAACGGGCAACTGTTCGGCAACGGGCGCAGTCTGCGCCACCCCGGCACTGCCGAAGTGATTCCCGCGATCGCGCCGCTCGCAAAACTTTCGCTCCGCAATCTCGAATTGGATGAACCATTGGCAATTCGCGATAATGTGCGCGGCTATCCGATTGATCAAAACGTCGCGATTACGCCATTGACCGGCACGTCGTTGTTGCGTTTGATGAAAATCGAACATGGTCGCGTCATCGAACCGGAAATTTTCGGCGGCATGCACGTGGATCAGGGCTTGCCGCAATTGCAAGCGCGCAAGGCGTGGTATTTTGTCGCCTCAGAAGGCGAGCACACGCTCGGCGCGATTGGTTATTTGTACGAGGCACATCACGAGAGCGTCCGCATCATCGAATTGATCGCGCAAGACAACACGATCAAGGGCAGTCTCTTGCGCTTTGCCGTCGAACAAGCCGAGCAAGTCCAACAAGCCCAGGTGATCGAGTGCGATGTGAGCGCGACGAGTCCGGCGATTCAGCAAACGTTTTTCGAAATGGGCTTTTTGCCGGCGGCGTACGTCCCAGGCATGGTGTTTCACAACACGCATCGTCCCGATGTCGTGCGCATGATCAAATTGAATCAACCCTGGGATTTGGGTCCGCTCGTCTTGACCGAACCTTCGCGCGAGTATTTCGAAACCGTGACGCCCATGTTCGAGCGCGCCGCGGCAGAGCGCATGAAGAAACTCCCCGCACTGAACACGCCGACGCTCAAAGGATTCACGACGCTCGAAGGATACCTGTTCCAACGCGCGGGCGACGAGACGACCCCGGCATCGGGCGCGCCGCTCGACGCGGACGCCTTGCACCTGGTGCTGTCGGGGTCGGTGCGACACGGCGAAGAAACGATCACCGCTGGCAGTTGCGTGAATCCAGACATTTTGTTCGGTCATGCCGACGCGATCATCCCCATCGCCGGACCCGCCACGCGTCTGCTCACGATTACACACGCGCGCCTCACCGACCTGTGCGACCGCTACCCGCGCCTGGGAATGAAATTGTATCAAAACCTCGCGGGGTTACGCAAAAGCTAA
- a CDS encoding DUF711 family protein, whose amino-acid sequence MNIRSVTGFVSLADPLEDTPLRVLGDLVRAARDEFSRAGFPAQTTRVATQSLTDISPRDVTQFARDLDGAIRAHGIDYAALGAVRADDPNASLDLIDTLPNALGATENIFGAIQIASHMYGINLRAIQAAARVIRALADTTPDGFGNFKFSALANCQPHAPFFPVAYHDGGANAFALAVQAAPLAVEAFTNAQSLDDARANLVGAIERAGQTLARIANDLAARFDFRFAGIDFSMAPFPAVEQSIGTAIERLISVEFGSRGTLFAAAFITDCIRRANFPRAGFSGLMLPVLEDATLAARSANYSLDSLLLYSTVCGTGLDTVPLPGDTRVEQLSAILLDLATLAVKLDKPLTARLIPIPGLRAGDMTQFDFQYFANARVLNVKANELKVFESDTQVEFKESL is encoded by the coding sequence GTGAACATTCGCTCCGTCACCGGGTTTGTCTCGCTTGCCGATCCGCTGGAGGACACTCCCTTGCGCGTCCTCGGCGATCTGGTGCGCGCGGCGCGCGATGAATTTTCTCGCGCCGGTTTTCCGGCCCAAACCACGCGCGTTGCCACGCAATCGCTCACCGATATTTCTCCGCGCGACGTGACCCAGTTCGCGCGCGATCTGGATGGCGCGATTCGCGCGCACGGCATTGACTATGCCGCGCTCGGCGCGGTGCGCGCCGACGATCCCAATGCCTCACTCGATTTGATTGACACGCTCCCCAACGCACTCGGCGCGACCGAAAACATTTTTGGCGCGATTCAAATCGCGTCGCACATGTACGGCATCAATCTACGCGCGATTCAAGCCGCCGCACGCGTGATTCGCGCGCTCGCCGACACGACGCCGGACGGCTTCGGCAATTTCAAATTCAGCGCGCTCGCCAACTGTCAGCCCCACGCGCCATTTTTCCCGGTCGCGTACCACGACGGCGGTGCAAACGCGTTCGCGCTCGCGGTACAAGCTGCGCCGCTCGCCGTCGAAGCGTTCACCAACGCGCAATCGCTCGACGACGCGCGCGCCAATTTGGTCGGCGCGATTGAACGCGCGGGGCAAACGCTTGCGCGCATCGCCAACGATCTCGCCGCGCGATTCGATTTTCGATTTGCTGGGATTGATTTTTCGATGGCGCCGTTTCCCGCCGTCGAGCAAAGCATCGGCACGGCGATCGAGCGATTGATCAGCGTCGAGTTTGGTTCGCGCGGGACGCTCTTCGCCGCCGCGTTCATCACCGATTGCATCCGCCGCGCGAATTTCCCACGCGCCGGTTTTTCCGGCTTGATGCTTCCGGTGCTCGAAGACGCGACGCTCGCCGCGCGTTCGGCAAACTACTCGCTCGACTCGCTCTTGCTTTACTCGACCGTGTGCGGGACCGGACTCGACACGGTGCCATTGCCGGGCGACACGCGTGTCGAACAACTGTCCGCGATTCTGCTCGACCTCGCGACGCTTGCAGTGAAACTAGACAAGCCGCTCACCGCGCGCCTCATCCCGATTCCTGGTTTACGCGCCGGCGACATGACTCAATTCGATTTTCAGTACTTTGCGAATGCGCGTGTGCTCAATGTGAAGGCGAATGAATTGAAGGTGTTTGAATCGGATACTCAAGTGGAGTTCAAGGAGTCGCTATGA
- a CDS encoding TIGR03617 family F420-dependent LLM class oxidoreductase has protein sequence MKLDVAILAPNLLDIPRVARAVEEIGFDGLWTSETQHEPFLPLALATEHTTRIELGTAIAVAFARSPTLLAHLAWDLANASQGRFILGLGTQVKAHIERRFGMTWESPAPKLREMILAMRALWECWQNDTKLNFRGEFYKLTLMSPFFNPGPIEHPHIPIYIAGVNEHLCRVAGELCQGFHVHPFHTAKYLRELVLPNIERGARGAQRTRADVQLSSSIFIATDEAEREAVRAQISFYASTPTYRAVLDMHGWGTVGEKLSALAAHGKWDEMPALVGDDLLNEVAIIAPRAEIPARVQARYAGLLDRIAFYKPFLLEDADEWRPLVRAFK, from the coding sequence ATGAAACTAGACGTTGCGATTCTCGCGCCAAACCTGCTCGACATTCCGCGCGTGGCGCGCGCCGTAGAAGAGATCGGCTTTGACGGTTTGTGGACAAGCGAGACGCAACACGAACCATTCCTCCCGCTCGCGCTCGCAACCGAACACACGACGCGCATCGAACTCGGCACCGCGATTGCCGTCGCGTTCGCGCGCAGTCCGACCTTGCTCGCGCACCTCGCCTGGGATTTGGCGAACGCGTCGCAAGGACGCTTTATCCTGGGGCTGGGCACGCAGGTCAAGGCGCACATCGAACGCCGCTTTGGCATGACCTGGGAATCGCCCGCGCCCAAATTGCGCGAGATGATTCTCGCGATGCGCGCGTTGTGGGAATGTTGGCAGAACGATACCAAGTTGAATTTTCGCGGCGAGTTTTACAAACTCACCTTAATGTCGCCGTTCTTCAACCCCGGTCCGATCGAGCATCCGCACATTCCGATCTACATCGCGGGCGTGAACGAACATCTCTGCCGCGTCGCCGGCGAGTTGTGCCAGGGTTTCCACGTTCATCCCTTCCACACGGCGAAATATCTGCGCGAGCTGGTTCTGCCGAACATCGAACGCGGCGCACGTGGCGCGCAACGCACGCGCGCGGACGTGCAACTATCGTCTTCGATTTTTATCGCGACCGACGAGGCGGAACGCGAAGCGGTGCGCGCACAGATTTCGTTCTACGCGTCCACGCCGACGTACCGCGCGGTGCTCGACATGCACGGCTGGGGCACGGTCGGTGAAAAGTTGAGCGCGCTCGCCGCGCATGGCAAGTGGGACGAAATGCCTGCGCTCGTCGGCGACGATTTGCTGAACGAAGTTGCGATTATCGCGCCACGCGCAGAAATTCCGGCGCGTGTCCAGGCGCGTTACGCCGGCTTGCTCGACCGCATCGCGTTCTACAAGCCATTCCTGCTCGAAGACGCGGACGAGTGGCGCCCGTTGGTGCGCGCGTTCAAGTAG
- a CDS encoding type II toxin-antitoxin system HigB family toxin — MRVIAVKTLRAFWERHPDSRQVLQAWYHDVRHSTWANPSEIKATYRNASIVNDQRVVFNIKGNRYRLIVAIQYRFGIVYIRFVGTHAEYDQIDATTI; from the coding sequence ATGCGAGTCATTGCAGTCAAAACATTGCGTGCGTTTTGGGAGAGACACCCTGATTCACGCCAAGTGTTGCAGGCGTGGTACCATGATGTCAGGCATTCGACATGGGCAAATCCGTCCGAGATCAAAGCGACGTATCGAAATGCAAGTATCGTGAATGATCAGCGGGTTGTCTTTAACATCAAAGGAAACCGCTATCGTTTGATTGTCGCGATTCAGTATCGCTTTGGGATTGTGTACATCCGATTTGTGGGAACTCATGCCGAGTATGATCAAATTGATGCTACGACAATTTGA
- a CDS encoding heparinase II/III family protein produces the protein MKFTRAKLGRGSTRINADYFFNARAKRSARVCVLVLIALTACATPTPTSVPTRASPTVTTAPSPTRVAPTATLATATTAAPTATSLPVPTRAAYKIGAALPKRNAPRTLLDAHDFARIKTWVEQSAWARDARDQIMRNADAYPANYLRQYNLKSPDLPPTGGQWSLWYICPDGLRLKYDPTHTPPHFCPSDGKYYASPTFTNRPTLYDEVIYQNRHLDLAEYARDLGLAYQLTGDKKYAENAATILRAYANAYPAYAQHDKDGGKARSGGKATAQTLDEAEWLIQVAWSFDLINDALTPADRTKIADNVLRQAAANIQGNRVKLSNWQTWHNAALAAAGFALEDDKLVSDAYADPENGFLVQIAQGAAADGFWWEGSWGYHYFTLQPMLYLAEMGDRVGLEPYAQPNLRAMLTAPIAMAMPDGMLPPFNDDSGTTLSARAWLYEIGYQRYRDPAMLAVLRGARSWQALLWGADNLPSASAPAQASIALPKAGYAILRAGDERYLALDFGPHGGGHGHYDKLGYITFGLGRTLALDPGTHSYAAASHNTWDKMTVAHNTIVVDEQNQAEATGNLQRFVGLPAFSLATADAGAAYKTAAITRTLALTPDYWLDLTRVTSLDRAAHRFDWIYHNPGSLTTPISLAPYTALPKKNGYEHLANPRAALTNDAWNATWDLSAVGERYGSVFNGREGITSSFTITRTQDTFAGQLDYDFALVADGYAVYLSNHLDVPNEMPTRIEARVFGDASNNRLTLRIMDATGEKFTKEVGAINWSGWQTIALIVDKSWGTAGAGNNDRVMDLPITQIALQINRTANGKRAGTILADNLALTFPSGRRVIEDFEGSLARVQVRMLGAPDTTIVFGTGIDERNAAVPFALARRQMTATTFTALFEPYRATPRITAFEPLGEGVRVVAPGAFADSIMFADGTSSERLFGVYSTDASVAYVRQNASNQMQTLVVANATKFVAEGIRVLLTSSAPVTAQLGFAGNALALTTETRGVTLRVLAPNATQVNVNGKPVEFKREGEVVIVEIR, from the coding sequence GTGAAATTTACGCGCGCGAAATTGGGACGCGGATCAACGCGGATCAACGCGGATTATTTCTTCAATGCGCGCGCGAAGCGATCTGCGCGCGTCTGCGTCCTAGTTTTAATCGCGCTGACCGCGTGCGCGACGCCTACGCCGACGAGCGTACCAACGCGCGCGAGTCCGACAGTCACAACCGCGCCATCGCCCACGCGCGTCGCGCCGACCGCGACCCTCGCGACCGCGACGACTGCTGCACCGACCGCGACCTCGTTGCCGGTGCCGACGCGCGCGGCGTACAAAATCGGCGCGGCGCTGCCGAAACGCAACGCGCCGCGCACGCTCCTCGACGCGCACGATTTTGCGCGCATCAAGACCTGGGTCGAACAATCCGCGTGGGCGCGCGACGCGCGCGATCAAATCATGCGCAACGCGGATGCGTACCCGGCGAACTACCTCCGACAGTACAACCTCAAATCGCCCGATTTGCCGCCGACCGGCGGGCAGTGGTCGTTGTGGTACATTTGCCCGGACGGTTTGCGTCTCAAGTACGATCCCACGCACACGCCGCCGCATTTTTGTCCGAGCGACGGCAAGTATTACGCGTCGCCCACGTTTACGAACCGTCCGACGTTGTACGACGAAGTGATTTACCAGAACCGCCATCTCGACCTCGCCGAGTATGCGCGCGACCTGGGTTTGGCGTATCAACTCACCGGCGACAAGAAATACGCGGAGAACGCCGCGACGATTTTGCGCGCGTATGCCAATGCGTATCCAGCGTACGCGCAACACGATAAAGACGGCGGCAAGGCGCGCAGCGGCGGCAAGGCGACCGCGCAAACGCTGGACGAAGCAGAGTGGCTCATCCAAGTTGCATGGTCGTTCGATTTGATTAACGACGCACTCACGCCGGCAGACCGCACGAAAATCGCGGACAATGTTTTGCGTCAGGCGGCCGCGAACATCCAGGGCAATCGTGTCAAGTTGAGCAACTGGCAGACCTGGCACAATGCCGCGCTTGCCGCCGCGGGATTCGCACTCGAAGATGACAAACTCGTCTCGGACGCGTACGCGGATCCGGAAAATGGATTCCTGGTTCAAATCGCGCAGGGCGCGGCGGCGGATGGTTTTTGGTGGGAAGGATCGTGGGGTTATCACTATTTTACGTTGCAGCCGATGTTGTATCTCGCCGAGATGGGCGACCGCGTCGGCTTGGAGCCGTACGCGCAACCGAATCTGCGCGCGATGCTGACTGCGCCCATCGCGATGGCGATGCCTGATGGAATGCTTCCGCCGTTCAACGACGATAGCGGCACGACGCTTTCCGCGCGCGCGTGGCTGTACGAGATTGGCTATCAACGTTATCGCGACCCGGCGATGCTCGCGGTTTTGCGCGGCGCGCGCAGTTGGCAAGCGTTGCTGTGGGGCGCGGACAATCTGCCGAGTGCGAGCGCGCCGGCGCAAGCGAGTATTGCATTACCCAAAGCCGGTTACGCGATTCTCCGCGCGGGCGATGAGCGTTACCTCGCGCTCGATTTCGGTCCGCACGGCGGCGGGCACGGGCACTACGACAAACTGGGTTACATTACATTTGGGCTGGGTCGTACGCTCGCGCTCGATCCTGGGACGCACTCGTACGCGGCGGCATCGCACAACACCTGGGACAAGATGACCGTCGCGCACAACACGATTGTCGTGGACGAACAGAATCAAGCCGAAGCGACCGGCAACTTACAACGCTTTGTCGGTTTACCCGCGTTCAGTCTGGCAACGGCGGATGCGGGTGCGGCGTACAAAACCGCGGCGATCACGCGCACACTCGCGCTTACGCCGGACTATTGGCTCGATCTCACGCGCGTGACATCGCTCGACCGCGCGGCGCATCGGTTCGATTGGATTTATCACAACCCTGGTTCACTAACGACGCCAATTTCGCTCGCGCCGTACACGGCGCTGCCGAAAAAGAACGGCTACGAACATCTCGCGAATCCGCGCGCCGCGCTGACGAATGACGCGTGGAACGCGACCTGGGATTTGAGCGCGGTTGGCGAACGGTACGGCAGCGTGTTCAACGGACGCGAGGGCATCACCTCGTCGTTCACGATCACGCGCACGCAAGACACGTTCGCCGGACAACTCGATTACGATTTTGCGTTGGTCGCCGATGGGTACGCGGTGTACCTCTCCAACCATCTCGATGTGCCGAATGAAATGCCGACGCGCATCGAAGCGCGCGTGTTCGGCGACGCGTCGAACAATAGACTCACGCTTCGCATTATGGATGCGACCGGCGAAAAGTTCACGAAAGAAGTCGGCGCGATCAACTGGAGTGGCTGGCAAACGATCGCGTTGATCGTGGACAAGTCGTGGGGCACGGCGGGCGCGGGCAACAATGACCGCGTGATGGATTTGCCGATCACGCAAATCGCGTTGCAGATCAATCGCACGGCGAATGGCAAGCGCGCGGGAACAATTCTCGCCGACAATCTCGCCTTGACGTTTCCTTCGGGGCGACGCGTGATCGAAGATTTCGAAGGCAGTCTCGCGCGTGTGCAGGTGCGGATGCTCGGCGCGCCCGATACGACGATTGTGTTCGGTACGGGGATTGACGAACGCAACGCGGCGGTTCCATTCGCGTTGGCGCGGCGTCAAATGACCGCGACGACCTTTACCGCGTTGTTCGAGCCGTATCGCGCCACGCCGCGCATTACTGCGTTCGAACCGCTCGGCGAGGGCGTGCGTGTTGTCGCGCCCGGCGCGTTCGCCGATTCGATCATGTTCGCGGATGGCACGTCGAGCGAGCGTTTGTTCGGTGTGTACTCGACGGATGCATCGGTGGCGTACGTTCGGCAGAACGCGTCAAATCAAATGCAAACGCTCGTCGTCGCGAACGCGACCAAGTTTGTGGCGGAGGGGATCCGCGTGTTGCTCACAAGTTCCGCACCAGTGACGGCGCAACTGGGATTCGCCGGCAACGCGCTTGCGCTCACGACCGAAACGCGCGGCGTGACGCTGCGCGTCCTCGCGCCGAACGCGACGCAAGTGAACGTGAACGGCAAGCCCGTCGAGTTCAAACGTGAGGGTGAGGTGGTGATTGTGGAGATTCGTTGA